CTTGGTGTCGTCAGTGACTACCCGGCGCGCCGTCATCGGCGTGCACCTCCTCGAGCGGCCTCGTGGACCGCCGTGCTGTTCGTCGTCATCTCAGATCTCCTTTGCCCTTCCGCATCCAGAAGGCCTTGGCCCCCCTCAAGCGGTCGCGTCCTAGTTGGAACGATACACATGCACTAGTGCTTATGGACCGCTCGTCCACAGCCGCCCTGCAGGCTCTACGCCGGCAGGGCTTCCCCACCCAGTCGCGCGGCCAGCGCCTCCCCGTGCTCGGCTAGCAGGGTAAGTCGGTGCCACTCGTCGAGCTGGTCGACAGAGATCACCTCGGCCTGCTCGATCCTGCACAGGCGCACCCGCCATACCCGCACGACCGCGGCTAGAGCCTGCACGAGGCCTTCTGGACGGACCCCGCGCAATCGAACCCAGCCCTGGTCAACGACCACGGCGAGACCTCGACCTGCACCCGCCACTCCCCCGGTCAGCCGGACGACTTCTTCCACCGTGCGCCCGTAGCAGCCTGGCCACACAGGGACCTCGACAACGTCTCGGTCGCCACCGATCGACCCATCCACATCCCCGCTCATACCCATCGGACAACTCCGGTGGCCGATGCCTTAGGCGTGAGAACCCGGACGGCGAGTCTTCGAGCGCAGGGGGGACGCGAGCCCCGCCGTCCGGGAGTTGAACTGGGGTGGAGGCCAGGCATGTGGGCCTGCCGAGGCCTCCACCCCGAGAGCGTCGAACCAGTCATCGGGTACCCGGATCCGAGCTCTCTGCACCCGTAATCCCCTACGGGTGCCGCATGGCGCGGCGCTGCCGCGCCGATCAAGTCACATCGTCCTGAGTGCCCCACCACTCGCCCCTATCTGTTCGGATACGAACAGGTACGAGTGTTCAGCGGGCGAAGTCAGCGGAGGGAATGACTTCGGTCAGGACTTGGTAAATGTTCGAATGCGAACACCTGAACTCTGTTGCTCTGTTCGCCCGCTACAGTTCGGCCATGCCGGCCACGTTCCAAGACGGGAAGACGGGCGAACGACTGAATCGCCTCTTCCACACCGTCGTCATCGAGTCGGCGACGAAGGGTGTTGAGACCCTTAGCCCGAACCGGCTGGCGGCGGAGATGGCCGATCGCGGCTACGCCTACGGCGGCTCGACCTTGCGCAAGGTCCGCAACGGCGATCACGATCCGCCGGGCCGCGCGCTACTGGGAATCTGTATCACCGTCAGCGAGCTCACCGGCATCGAGGTAACGCCGGACTACTTCTTCGTAGCCGAGACGGCTACCCGTGTCGAGTCTGAGCTGGATGCGCGCAAGCGCGCGATCGAGGAGAGGCTACGCGGGCGCGACCTGACGCCGCCGGGCGACGGGTGACACGAACACGATCGCCGCGGCGACAGCGAGTGTCACGGCAGTGGTGACGCCGGCAGTGGCTACCGATGTGACGCCGGCGAGCCAGCCATACAAGGCATAGCCAACCGGCTGCAGGCCGGCAATCGACATCGTCACCATGCTCATGACCCTGCCCATGTACTCAGGGGGCGTCTCTGTCTTGATGTCGCCCATCATCAGCGCGGCGCCGGCCCCGAAGAACGCACCCATCAACGCTGCAAAGCCACAAACGATCAGCGGCGCGCCCGCGACGGCCATCCCTGCCAGGCCAACGCAACCACCAAGGACGAACATCAGCGACCACCGCAGCCCGTGCGCAACGTAGCGGCGGCCGACGGCGATGAAGCCCGCACCGATGAGACTCCCGACGAAGAAACCGACGTAGCCGAGCCCGTACTGACCGGCCGACCAGTTGTTGTCTCGACCCGTCAAGGCGACGCCAGTCACTAGAGGCGCCAGAGTGAGGCCATTGACGATCGCGAACAGGGCCAGCAGTGTCGCGAGCTGAGGTCGACCAAGGGCGTAGCTGAATCCCGCACGCACCATCTCAAGCAGCTGACCGTCCACTCTGGCAGGTGACCGCAGCCCGCGACGGTGAAGTGCAACTACCGAAACGAGGGCCAAGCCGAGGACCGCAGCGCCGGTCACCGCAGCCGCCGAGGCGCCCTGCCACCCGATCAGAACAGCGGCGATCGGAGTCGCGGCCGCCGTGGCGGTCTTGTTGATCCACGACAAAACACCTTGGAATGACCTCAGATGTTCGCGGTCAACTACGAGCGTCCCAGCACTCTCCATCGCAGGCAGGTGTACGCCGTCCGCGAAGCCGAACGCCAGCGCGACTCCGGTCAGAGCCCAGCTCGACAGCGGTGACGCGGTCAGCACCCAGCCGAACGCCAGCATGAGCACGACACGCGCGGCAAGGCTCCAGATCGCCGCCTCTACGACGCCGGCGCGGTCGGCGACAGCCCCGCCGAACACTGTCACGACCGCCCGGCTCAACGTGCCGACCGTCATGATCAGACCGAACGACAGCGCGCTACCTGAGTGCGCGGCCGCCCAGGCCAAGATCACGTAGAAGAACTGATCAGCACCCCGATCAGCGCCGTGCCCGGCGAGGAACACTCGGGACGTCGGGTTATTCCAGGACCTCACGTGCCTTGTCCCCCTGCTCTCGAGCGCCAGGCTCATAACCACGGATACGGAACGGCATCGCGCTGAACGTCACCGCGACGACCTGCCGGTCCTCGCCGCCCTCCCCGTCCTTGCTGGCCGCTGCTTGGTGTCGCTTGACCACAGTGGCAATCTCGCGCTCAAGCGCCGCAACTTGCTGTGGAGTCATCTCAACCGGCCAGTACATATTGGACGCCGACTCAGTCCACGCGGGGCTCCAGCGCCCAGCGCGACGTTCCGCTAGGAACTCGCGGCGCCGATCCTCCTTCAG
The Luteipulveratus halotolerans genome window above contains:
- a CDS encoding MFS transporter, producing the protein MRSWNNPTSRVFLAGHGADRGADQFFYVILAWAAAHSGSALSFGLIMTVGTLSRAVVTVFGGAVADRAGVVEAAIWSLAARVVLMLAFGWVLTASPLSSWALTGVALAFGFADGVHLPAMESAGTLVVDREHLRSFQGVLSWINKTATAAATPIAAVLIGWQGASAAAVTGAAVLGLALVSVVALHRRGLRSPARVDGQLLEMVRAGFSYALGRPQLATLLALFAIVNGLTLAPLVTGVALTGRDNNWSAGQYGLGYVGFFVGSLIGAGFIAVGRRYVAHGLRWSLMFVLGGCVGLAGMAVAGAPLIVCGFAALMGAFFGAGAALMMGDIKTETPPEYMGRVMSMVTMSIAGLQPVGYALYGWLAGVTSVATAGVTTAVTLAVAAAIVFVSPVARRRQVAPA